The following coding sequences are from one Vicugna pacos chromosome 11, VicPac4, whole genome shotgun sequence window:
- the IFIT2 gene encoding interferon-induced protein with tetratricopeptide repeats 2 isoform X1 — translation MSETTKNSLESSLRRLKCHFTWNLVDGADSLDDFEDRVCNQVEFQNSEFKATMCNILAYIKHCRGQHEAALECLRQAEELIPQEHKDQAEVRSLVTWGNYAWVYYHLGRLSEAEFYLDKVKQVCKKFSSPYRIESPEMDCEEGWTRLKCGRTQNERAKVCFEKALEKNPKDPDSTTGLAIVSYRLGKWPQSQNPVDPLRQAIQLNPNNQYVKVLLALKLQKMNKEAEAETLVEEALEKAPLATDVLRAAARLYRRKGDLDQAIELLRKALKYMPNNPYLHCHIGCFYRAKVLEIQNMEENEMYGKTEKLQELIRHALDHLKRADKINGNLSRVCSYLACLYAQVGQYEEAEHYFQKEFSKELPPVARQVLHLRYGNFQWYQMKCEDKAIHSFIEGVKINQESKEREKIKLKLKNIAQTRLSKNGADSEALHLLEFLQELNGETQPAEDNSERELDSGNLITSASLAEK, via the exons ATGAG TGAGACCACAAAGAACTCCTTGGAGAGCAGCCTAAGGCGACTAAAATGTCATTTTACCTGGAACTTGGTAGACGGAGCAGATTCCTTGGATGATTTTGAAGACAGAGTGTGTAACCAGGTTGAGTTTCAAAACAGTGAATTCAAAGCCACAATGTGCAACATACTGGCCTACATAAAACACTGCAGAGGCCAACACGAGGCCGCCCTGGAATGCTTACGGCAAGCTGAAGAGTTAATCCCGCAAGAGCACAAGGACCAGGCAGAAGTCAGAAGTCTGGTCACCTGGGGAAACTACGCCTGGGTCTACTACCACCTGGGAAGACTCTCAGAAGCTGAGTTTTATTTAGACAAGGTGAAACAAGTGTGTAAGAAGTTTTCCAGCCCCTACAGAATTGAGAGTCCTGAGATGGATTGTGAAGAAGGGTGGACACGGTTAAAGTGTGGACGAACCCAAAATGAAAGGGCGAAGGTGTGTTTTGAGAAGGCTCTGGAAAAGAATCCCAAGGATCCAGATTCCACCACTGGACTGGCCATCGTAAGCTACCGTCTGGGTAAATGGCCACAGTCTCAGAATCCCGTTGACCCTCTGAGGCAAGCCATTCAGCTGAATCCTAACAATCAGTACGTCAAAGTCCTCCTGGCTCTGAAACTTCAAAAGATGAACAAAGAAGCTGAAGCTGAAACATTAGTTGAAGAAGCTTTGGAGAAAGCCCCACTGGCAACAGATGTGCTTCGTGCGGCAGCAAGGCTGTACCGAAGAAAAGGTGACCTGGACCAAGCTATAGAACTCCTCAGAAAGGCTCTAAAATACATGCCAAACAACCCCTACCTGCATTGCCATATTGGGTGCTTCTATAGGGCAAAAGTCCtggaaatacagaatatggaagaGAATGAAATGTATGGAAAAACAGAGAAGTTACAGGAACTAATAAGACATGCTCTGGATCATTTAAAGAGAGCTGATAAGATCAATGGCAATCTCTCCCGTGTCTGTTCCTATCTTGCCTGCCTCTATGCGCAGGTCGGTCAGTATGAAGAAGCAGAGCATTACTTtcaaaaagaattcagcaaagagCTTCCTCCTGTAGCCAGACAGGTGCTCCATCTGCGATATGGCAACTTTCAGTGGTATCAAATGAAATGTGAAGACAAGGCCATCCACTCCTTTATAGAGGGCGTGAAAATAAACCAGGaatcaaaggagagagaaaagataaaactcAAACTGAAAAACATTGCCCAAACCAGGCTTTCTAAAAATGGAGCAGACTCTGAGGCTTTGCATCTCTTGGAGTTTCTTCAAGAGCTGAATGGAGAAACGCAGCCAGCAGAGGACAATTCTGAGAGGGAACTGGACTCTGGAAACCTCATCACTTCGGCATCTTTAGCTGAGAAATGA
- the IFIT2 gene encoding interferon-induced protein with tetratricopeptide repeats 2 isoform X2 gives MCNILAYIKHCRGQHEAALECLRQAEELIPQEHKDQAEVRSLVTWGNYAWVYYHLGRLSEAEFYLDKVKQVCKKFSSPYRIESPEMDCEEGWTRLKCGRTQNERAKVCFEKALEKNPKDPDSTTGLAIVSYRLGKWPQSQNPVDPLRQAIQLNPNNQYVKVLLALKLQKMNKEAEAETLVEEALEKAPLATDVLRAAARLYRRKGDLDQAIELLRKALKYMPNNPYLHCHIGCFYRAKVLEIQNMEENEMYGKTEKLQELIRHALDHLKRADKINGNLSRVCSYLACLYAQVGQYEEAEHYFQKEFSKELPPVARQVLHLRYGNFQWYQMKCEDKAIHSFIEGVKINQESKEREKIKLKLKNIAQTRLSKNGADSEALHLLEFLQELNGETQPAEDNSERELDSGNLITSASLAEK, from the coding sequence ATGTGCAACATACTGGCCTACATAAAACACTGCAGAGGCCAACACGAGGCCGCCCTGGAATGCTTACGGCAAGCTGAAGAGTTAATCCCGCAAGAGCACAAGGACCAGGCAGAAGTCAGAAGTCTGGTCACCTGGGGAAACTACGCCTGGGTCTACTACCACCTGGGAAGACTCTCAGAAGCTGAGTTTTATTTAGACAAGGTGAAACAAGTGTGTAAGAAGTTTTCCAGCCCCTACAGAATTGAGAGTCCTGAGATGGATTGTGAAGAAGGGTGGACACGGTTAAAGTGTGGACGAACCCAAAATGAAAGGGCGAAGGTGTGTTTTGAGAAGGCTCTGGAAAAGAATCCCAAGGATCCAGATTCCACCACTGGACTGGCCATCGTAAGCTACCGTCTGGGTAAATGGCCACAGTCTCAGAATCCCGTTGACCCTCTGAGGCAAGCCATTCAGCTGAATCCTAACAATCAGTACGTCAAAGTCCTCCTGGCTCTGAAACTTCAAAAGATGAACAAAGAAGCTGAAGCTGAAACATTAGTTGAAGAAGCTTTGGAGAAAGCCCCACTGGCAACAGATGTGCTTCGTGCGGCAGCAAGGCTGTACCGAAGAAAAGGTGACCTGGACCAAGCTATAGAACTCCTCAGAAAGGCTCTAAAATACATGCCAAACAACCCCTACCTGCATTGCCATATTGGGTGCTTCTATAGGGCAAAAGTCCtggaaatacagaatatggaagaGAATGAAATGTATGGAAAAACAGAGAAGTTACAGGAACTAATAAGACATGCTCTGGATCATTTAAAGAGAGCTGATAAGATCAATGGCAATCTCTCCCGTGTCTGTTCCTATCTTGCCTGCCTCTATGCGCAGGTCGGTCAGTATGAAGAAGCAGAGCATTACTTtcaaaaagaattcagcaaagagCTTCCTCCTGTAGCCAGACAGGTGCTCCATCTGCGATATGGCAACTTTCAGTGGTATCAAATGAAATGTGAAGACAAGGCCATCCACTCCTTTATAGAGGGCGTGAAAATAAACCAGGaatcaaaggagagagaaaagataaaactcAAACTGAAAAACATTGCCCAAACCAGGCTTTCTAAAAATGGAGCAGACTCTGAGGCTTTGCATCTCTTGGAGTTTCTTCAAGAGCTGAATGGAGAAACGCAGCCAGCAGAGGACAATTCTGAGAGGGAACTGGACTCTGGAAACCTCATCACTTCGGCATCTTTAGCTGAGAAATGA